From one Pseudomonadales bacterium genomic stretch:
- the rimI gene encoding ribosomal protein S18-alanine N-acetyltransferase has protein sequence MIQLELAEASNFTQLIKLQQFAYRAWSEQQLAPYLSRQQIWLAKTAADVDAIGFYIWHSLFDESELLSIVVAPSMRQRGVAKIMLQQLYAQAKASNQQAILLEVAEDNHSAIKLYCQQGFKAEGRRKNYYHNAQGGACDAILMRKPLTEDY, from the coding sequence TTGATTCAGCTTGAACTTGCTGAAGCGTCAAATTTTACCCAGTTGATTAAGCTTCAACAGTTTGCCTACCGCGCTTGGTCAGAGCAGCAGCTAGCGCCGTATCTAAGCCGCCAACAAATTTGGCTGGCCAAAACAGCAGCTGATGTAGATGCTATCGGTTTTTATATTTGGCACAGCTTGTTTGATGAAAGTGAGCTACTGTCGATTGTTGTTGCACCGTCGATGCGACAGCGTGGCGTGGCGAAAATAATGTTGCAGCAGTTATATGCGCAAGCGAAAGCGTCAAACCAGCAGGCTATTTTATTGGAAGTCGCCGAAGATAATCACTCAGCGATAAAACTCTATTGCCAGCAGGGTTTTAAAGCTGAAGGGCGGCGCAAAAACTACTATCACAATGCCCAAGGCGGTGCCTGTGATGCTATATTAATGCGCAAACCGTTAACAGAAGACTATTAA
- a CDS encoding 2-isopropylmalate synthase, with product MKKDQLIIFDTTLRDGEQSPGASMTKDEKIRIATMLEKMRVDVIEAGFAMASPGDFDAVNSVAKVIKDSRICSLSRANKKDIERAGEALKPANASRIHTFIATSPIHMKYKLKMTPDQVVERAVEAVRYARQFTDDVEFSCEDASRTEFDFMCRVIEQAIDAGASTINIPDTVGYGEPGEYGRIMRALIETIPNADKAVFSVHCHNDLGLAVANSLSAVMNGARQVECTINGLGERAGNCSLEEVVMAVRTRHDLFPVETAIQTEHIVPTSRLVSNITGFPVQPNKAIVGANAFAHEAGIHQDGVLKHRETYEIMRAQDVGWGENRLVLGKHSGRAAFKARLEALGHQFADDEQVASDELATLFARFKDLADKKHEVFDEDLQALLTDAGSSESEQYQFVSLSSQSKTGEQPNASITLTIDGAEHTAVAEGAGPVDAAFQAIESVVKSAAELKLYSVNNITSGTDAQGEVTVRLQKDGHLVNGLGADTDIIIASAKAYINALNILATGTKAHPQKEGV from the coding sequence ATGAAAAAAGACCAGTTAATTATTTTTGATACTACCTTGCGCGATGGTGAGCAGAGCCCTGGCGCATCCATGACGAAAGATGAAAAAATCCGAATTGCTACCATGCTAGAGAAAATGCGGGTTGATGTGATCGAAGCGGGCTTTGCTATGGCTAGTCCCGGCGATTTTGATGCTGTGAATAGCGTCGCTAAAGTGATTAAAGATAGCCGTATTTGCTCACTTTCTCGTGCCAATAAAAAAGATATTGAGCGAGCGGGCGAAGCCTTGAAGCCGGCCAATGCCTCGCGTATTCATACTTTTATCGCAACTTCACCGATTCATATGAAGTACAAACTTAAAATGACGCCGGATCAGGTGGTAGAGCGTGCGGTTGAGGCGGTGCGTTACGCCAGACAGTTTACCGATGATGTAGAGTTTTCTTGCGAAGATGCGTCCCGTACCGAGTTTGACTTTATGTGTCGTGTGATTGAGCAGGCCATTGATGCCGGCGCCAGCACTATTAATATTCCTGATACTGTTGGTTATGGCGAACCGGGCGAGTATGGTCGAATTATGCGTGCCTTGATCGAAACCATTCCGAATGCCGATAAAGCGGTATTTTCTGTGCACTGCCATAATGACTTAGGTTTGGCGGTTGCTAATTCCTTATCAGCAGTTATGAATGGTGCGCGACAAGTCGAATGCACAATCAATGGTTTAGGTGAGCGAGCAGGCAACTGCTCGTTAGAGGAAGTGGTCATGGCGGTGCGTACCCGACACGATTTATTCCCGGTTGAAACGGCCATTCAAACCGAGCATATTGTGCCTACTTCGCGCCTAGTCTCTAATATTACTGGTTTTCCAGTGCAGCCTAACAAAGCCATTGTCGGTGCTAACGCCTTTGCTCATGAAGCGGGTATTCACCAAGACGGCGTGCTTAAACATCGTGAAACCTACGAAATAATGCGTGCACAAGATGTGGGTTGGGGAGAAAACCGCTTAGTCTTGGGTAAGCACTCAGGACGAGCAGCGTTCAAAGCTCGCCTAGAAGCCTTAGGTCATCAGTTTGCTGATGATGAGCAAGTAGCTAGCGATGAACTTGCCACTTTGTTTGCACGTTTTAAAGATTTAGCGGATAAAAAGCATGAAGTATTTGACGAGGATTTACAGGCCTTATTGACGGATGCTGGTAGCAGCGAATCTGAGCAATATCAGTTTGTGAGCTTAAGCTCGCAGTCAAAAACCGGTGAGCAACCTAATGCAAGCATTACCTTAACCATCGACGGTGCTGAGCATACTGCGGTGGCTGAGGGTGCAGGCCCTGTAGATGCAGCGTTTCAGGCGATCGAATCAGTAGTAAAATCGGCTGCCGAGTTAAAACTTTACTCAGTCAACAATATTACCTCAGGCACCGATGCACAAGGCGAGGTAACCGTCAGGCTGCAAAAAGATGGCCATTTAGTGAATGGCTTGGGGGCAGATACCGATATTATTATTGCCTCGGCGAAAGCCTATATCAATGCCTTGAATATTCTGGCTACTGGCACCAAGGCGCACCCACAAAAAGAAGGGGTGTAG